The Calypte anna isolate BGI_N300 chromosome 2, bCalAnn1_v1.p, whole genome shotgun sequence genome includes a window with the following:
- the RNF138 gene encoding E3 ubiquitin-protein ligase RNF138 isoform X2: MAEGATAAPACFNEDDFYCPVCQEVFKTPVRTANCQHVFCRKCFLTAIRESGTHCPLCRGSVTKKERTYPKRALDVENSMKKASGGCRCCEKQVRFSWMRQHYKTCKKYQDEYGVSSVIPKLQISQDSTGNSSSDTISDNGEMANNQMLQGETSGHPTFKCPLCQEANFTRQRLLDHCNNRHLYQIVPVICPICVSLPWADANQVTRNLVNHLNLRHRFDYGEFVNLQLDEEAQYQNAVQESCHVNF, from the exons ATGGCCGAGGGAGCCACGGCGGCGCCGGCGTGCTTCAACGAGGATGATTTTTACTGTCCCGTCTGCCAGGAGGTTTTCAAAACGCCCGTGAGGACCGCGAACTGCCAGCATGT GTTTTGCAGGAAGTGCTTCTTGACAGCTATCAGAGAAAGTGGAACACATTGTCCTCTCTGCCGTGGAAGCGTgactaaaaaagaaagaacatatCCCAAAAGGGCTCTAGATGTTGAAAACAGTATGAAGAAAGCTTCTGGGGGCTGTAGATGCTGTGAGAAGCAG GTTAGATTTTCCTGGATGAGACAGCATTATAAAACGTGTAAGAAGTATCAGGATGAATATGGTGTTTCTTCTGTTATTCCAAAGTTACAGATTTCCCAAGATTCAACAGGGAACAG CAGTAGTGACACAATATCTGATAATGGCGAGATGGCTAATAATCAAATGCTTCAAGGAGAAACAAG TGGACATCCAACCTTCAAATGCCCCCTGTGTCAGGAAGCCAATTTTACCAGACAGCGTTTGCTGGATCACTGTAACAATAGACATCTTTATCAGATAGTTCCTGTT ATCTGTCCTATTTGTGTATCTCTTCCTTGGGCAGATGCTAACCAGGTTACTAGGAATCTTGTTAATCATCTCAATCTAAGACACCGGTTTGACTACGGAGAATTTGTG aATCTTCAGCTTGATGAAGAAGCCCAATACCAAAACGCAGTTCAAGAATCCTGTCATGTGAACTTTTAA
- the RNF125 gene encoding LOW QUALITY PROTEIN: E3 ubiquitin-protein ligase RNF125 (The sequence of the model RefSeq protein was modified relative to this genomic sequence to represent the inferred CDS: inserted 1 base in 1 codon; substituted 1 base at 1 genomic stop codon) translates to MAGEQRRQQHQHQPSPAPGQPPASSFECFVCLGMLHRPVXTPCGHGLCFCHFCISASLKNSAWTCPCCCAYLPSEGIPATDIAKTMESTHRNYTECQTQVCLSEMRAHLRTCEKYVEKYGPLQELGDAGKRYSCPFCQYEVNEDELMDHCXHHRSERRAVTEEARYKDILCGRHTGRLKSLGSPLLPASCMLRLKTMLPLCQ, encoded by the exons ATGGCGGGGGAGCAGCGGCGGCAACAGCATCAGCATCAGCcgtccccagccccagggcagcctcctgcctcctccttcgAGTGCTTCGTgtgcctggggatgctgcacCGCCCAGTGTGAACGCCCTGCGGACAC ggtctgtgcttctgtcatttctgtatttctgcaagTTTAAAGAACAGTGCATGGACATGCCCCTGCTGCTGTGCTTACCTTCCTTCTGAGGGAATTCCAGCCACTGACATTGCCAAGACGATGGAGAGCACACACAGAAACTACACAGAATGTCAAACACAG GTATGTCTGAGTGAAATGAGAGCTCATTTAAGAACTTGTgaaaaatatgtagaaaaatatGGACCTCTACAGGAGCTGGGTGATGCAGGAAAAAG ATATTCCTGTCCTTTTTGCCAGTATGAAGTAAATGAGGATGAGCTAATGGACCATT CTCACCATAGATCagaaaggagagcagtg ACTGAGGAAGCCAGGTATAAGGACATACTTTGTGGAAGGCATACAGGAAGACTGAAGAGTCTTGGAAGCCCACTTCTGCCAGCTTCTTGCATGCTGAGGCTGAAGACCATGCTGCCTCTTTGCCAGTGA
- the RNF138 gene encoding E3 ubiquitin-protein ligase RNF138 isoform X1, with translation MAEGATAAPACFNEDDFYCPVCQEVFKTPVRTANCQHVFCRKCFLTAIRESGTHCPLCRGSVTKKERTYPKRALDVENSMKKASGGCRCCEKQVRFSWMRQHYKTCKKYQDEYGVSSVIPKLQISQDSTGNSSSSDTISDNGEMANNQMLQGETSGHPTFKCPLCQEANFTRQRLLDHCNNRHLYQIVPVICPICVSLPWADANQVTRNLVNHLNLRHRFDYGEFVNLQLDEEAQYQNAVQESCHVNF, from the exons ATGGCCGAGGGAGCCACGGCGGCGCCGGCGTGCTTCAACGAGGATGATTTTTACTGTCCCGTCTGCCAGGAGGTTTTCAAAACGCCCGTGAGGACCGCGAACTGCCAGCATGT GTTTTGCAGGAAGTGCTTCTTGACAGCTATCAGAGAAAGTGGAACACATTGTCCTCTCTGCCGTGGAAGCGTgactaaaaaagaaagaacatatCCCAAAAGGGCTCTAGATGTTGAAAACAGTATGAAGAAAGCTTCTGGGGGCTGTAGATGCTGTGAGAAGCAG GTTAGATTTTCCTGGATGAGACAGCATTATAAAACGTGTAAGAAGTATCAGGATGAATATGGTGTTTCTTCTGTTATTCCAAAGTTACAGATTTCCCAAGATTCAACAGGGAACAG CAGCAGTAGTGACACAATATCTGATAATGGCGAGATGGCTAATAATCAAATGCTTCAAGGAGAAACAAG TGGACATCCAACCTTCAAATGCCCCCTGTGTCAGGAAGCCAATTTTACCAGACAGCGTTTGCTGGATCACTGTAACAATAGACATCTTTATCAGATAGTTCCTGTT ATCTGTCCTATTTGTGTATCTCTTCCTTGGGCAGATGCTAACCAGGTTACTAGGAATCTTGTTAATCATCTCAATCTAAGACACCGGTTTGACTACGGAGAATTTGTG aATCTTCAGCTTGATGAAGAAGCCCAATACCAAAACGCAGTTCAAGAATCCTGTCATGTGAACTTTTAA